A segment of the Yersinia rochesterensis genome:
GGTCGCAGAGGTGATCAAATATGAGGTTGCACCGGCTTCATCTGCTTTTTTCGTCAGTGTATTCTCTAATTCAGTCAAAGTACCGGCATTACTGGCTGAGATGGTGCCAATCTGATTCAATCCAGTTGAGGGAGCATGCTGGACTTGTGTTGCAGCAACACTGGCAAAGGATGCGAAAGAAAGGGCCAATGCAGGGATGATATATTT
Coding sequences within it:
- the bhsA gene encoding multiple stress resistance protein BhsA, with product MKNIKYIIPALALSFASFASVAATQVQHAPSTGLNQIGTISASNAGTLTELENTLTKKADEAGATSYLITSATGNNKLHGTAVIYR